Within the Polaribacter pectinis genome, the region AAGCTACAGATGTAATTGCTTTTACAGCGAAGTCTATATTATTTAACAGTGGAAGAGCTTCATTTAAACCAGGAGTTTCTAAACAATTAGATGCTATTGTATCTGTAATGAACAAGTATCCAAAAGCTACATTTGCAATTGGAGGTCATACTGATAGTTCAGGACCAGCTGCTAACAACTTAAGATTATCTGAAAAAAGAGCAATTGCTGTTAGAGATTATCTAGTAAGAAAAGGAGTTGATGCTACAAGATTAGAAGCAAAAGGATTTGGAGAAGGATTCCCAGTAGATTCTAATAAAACTAGAGCTGGAATGGCTAACAACAGAAGAGTTGAAATTAAAGTAACTAACTAGTTAGTTAGTTCTTAAATACATATTAAAAGCCTCATCATATTGATGAGGCTTTTTTTATTAAAAAACTTTTTTAATTACAATCAAAAGAATTACCTTTGCATCCTGAAAATGAGGGGTAAATCTCATAATAAAATAAATAACTTTAATTAGATACAAAATGTCTACAACAACAGGTAAAGTTTCTCAAATTATTGGACCAGTAATTGATGTTGAATTCAATACAGAAAACGAGCTTCCTAAAATCTATGATTCTTTAGAAATTAAAAAAGCGGATGGTTCTATTTTAGTATTAGAAGTACAGCAACATATTGGTGAAGATACAGTAAGAACCATATCTATGGATGCTACTGATGGTTTAAGTAGAGGAGTAGAAGTTACTGCAACAGGTAACCCAATACAAATGCCAATTGGAAATGATATTTATGGACGTTTATTCAACGTTACAGGTGATGCAATTGATGGTTTAGGTAATTTGAAAAAAGAAGGTAAAGATGGTTTACCAATACACAGATCAGCACCTAAATTTGAAGATTTATCTGTTTCAACAGAAGTTTTATTTACAGGGATTAAAGTAATCGATTTAATTGAGCCTTATGCAAAAGGAGGTAAAATTGGATTATTTGGTGGAGCAGGAGTAGGGAAAACTGTATTAATTCAAGAGCTTATTAACAATATTGCAAAAGGACATGGTGGATTATCAGTTTTTGCAGGAGTTGGAGAAAGAACTCGTGAAGGAAATGATTTACTTCGTGAAATGTTAGAGTCTGGAATTATAAAATACGGAGACGATTTTATGCATTCTATGGAAGAAGGAGGATGGGATTTATCTAAAGTAGATAAAGCTGGAATGAAAGACTCTAAAGCAACCTTCGTATTCGGACAAATGAACGAGCCACCTGGAGCACGTGCAAGAGTTGCATTATCTGGGTTAACTATAGCAGAATATTTTAGAGATGGAGCTGGTGAAGCACAAGGAAAAGATGTACTTTTCTTCGTAGATAATATTTTCCGTTTTACACAAGCAGGTTCAGAAGTTTCTGCACTTTTAGGTCGTATGCCTTCCGCAGTAGGTTATCAACCAACCCTAGCAACAGAGATGGGTGCAATGCAAGAGCGTATTACATCAACTAAAAAAGGTTCTATTACATCTGTACAGGCCGTATATGTACCTGCAGATGATTTAACAGATCCAGCACCAGCAACTACATTTGCGCATTTAGATGCTACAACAGTATTGTCTCGTAAAATTGCTGAGTTAGGTATTTATCCTGCAGTAGATCCATTAGATTCTACTTCAAGAATTTTATCAGCAGAAATTTTAGGTGATGAACATTATAATACAGCAACAGCAGTAAAAGAAATTTTACAACGTTATAAAGAATTACAAGATATTATTGCCATTTTAGGAATGGAAGAACTATCTGAAGAAGATAAATTAGTAGTTCACAGAGCAAGACGTGTACAACGTTTCTTATCTCAACCTTTCCACGTAGCTGAACAATTTACTGGTATACCAGGAGTTTTAGTAGATATTAAAGACACTATTAAAGGATTTAATATGATTATGGATGGTGAGTTAGATAAATATCCTGAGGCAGCATTTAACTTAAGAGGATCTATTCAAGATGCTATTGATGCAGGAGAAAAAATGTTAGCTGAGGCTTAAAATAGAAATTATGTTTTTAGAAATTGTAACACCAGAAGCTATTTTATTTTCTTCAGAAGTTGATTCGTTATCAGTTCCTGGAATAAATGGAGAGTTTCAAATGATGAATAATCACGCTCCAATAGTTTCAATTTTAAAGGAAGGAACAGTTAAAGTTCATGTGCATACACAAGAGCATTTAGAATTAAATGTTTTAAATGGACTACTAGTTCCTCATGTAGATGATGAT harbors:
- a CDS encoding FoF1 ATP synthase subunit delta/epsilon; the protein is MFLEIVTPEAILFSSEVDSLSVPGINGEFQMMNNHAPIVSILKEGTVKVHVHTQEHLELNVLNGLLVPHVDDDKVLTLAIKSGTLELNDNKAIILAD
- the atpD gene encoding F0F1 ATP synthase subunit beta; amino-acid sequence: MSTTTGKVSQIIGPVIDVEFNTENELPKIYDSLEIKKADGSILVLEVQQHIGEDTVRTISMDATDGLSRGVEVTATGNPIQMPIGNDIYGRLFNVTGDAIDGLGNLKKEGKDGLPIHRSAPKFEDLSVSTEVLFTGIKVIDLIEPYAKGGKIGLFGGAGVGKTVLIQELINNIAKGHGGLSVFAGVGERTREGNDLLREMLESGIIKYGDDFMHSMEEGGWDLSKVDKAGMKDSKATFVFGQMNEPPGARARVALSGLTIAEYFRDGAGEAQGKDVLFFVDNIFRFTQAGSEVSALLGRMPSAVGYQPTLATEMGAMQERITSTKKGSITSVQAVYVPADDLTDPAPATTFAHLDATTVLSRKIAELGIYPAVDPLDSTSRILSAEILGDEHYNTATAVKEILQRYKELQDIIAILGMEELSEEDKLVVHRARRVQRFLSQPFHVAEQFTGIPGVLVDIKDTIKGFNMIMDGELDKYPEAAFNLRGSIQDAIDAGEKMLAEA